A section of the Pseudomonas tritici genome encodes:
- a CDS encoding MFS transporter, with the protein MTASTSIPTTETPEQTRKRLRKVAAATIFGSMLEWYDFYLYATMAAIVFSKIFFDNSDPKTATLMAFSTFAIGFIARPFGGILFGYLGDKFGRKQVLVLTFCLMGVCTTLIGLIPSYASIGIWAPIVLVFIRIIQGLGAGAELSGAAVTSYEHASQGKRGSQGAWPALGLNLGLLLSSLTVYLLTINGNEFLLAGGWRIPFICSIVLVGVGLWVRNSIPETPQFNELSKAATQEKASPLKALFKNDLKGMAVVFFVAIGYNALSYIFKTFSLAYLTQFKGVDVHVTSLSVTIASLIAIVAVPCFGWLCDTWSSKTVLVLGGVFSLLFAYPFLALLNTGESLMIYIAIGVGTGILAPMMFAPQGSFLSRQFPTQTRSSGFGTGREIGTAIAGGLAPLGALSMVAASATHSTDGVVIILAISAALVVVFALCDQGRKHSAFKN; encoded by the coding sequence ATGACGGCATCAACCTCCATCCCCACCACGGAAACGCCCGAACAGACCCGCAAGCGCCTGCGCAAAGTCGCCGCTGCCACGATCTTTGGCTCAATGCTGGAGTGGTATGACTTTTACCTGTACGCCACCATGGCGGCCATTGTGTTCTCGAAGATCTTCTTTGATAACAGCGACCCGAAGACCGCCACGTTGATGGCCTTTTCCACCTTTGCCATCGGCTTCATCGCGCGTCCATTCGGCGGCATTCTGTTTGGCTACCTGGGTGACAAGTTCGGCCGCAAGCAAGTGCTGGTGCTGACTTTCTGCCTGATGGGCGTGTGCACCACGCTGATCGGCCTGATCCCCAGCTACGCCTCTATCGGCATCTGGGCGCCGATCGTGCTGGTGTTTATCCGCATCATCCAGGGCCTGGGCGCCGGTGCCGAGCTGTCCGGGGCGGCGGTGACCTCCTATGAACACGCCTCCCAGGGCAAGCGCGGCAGCCAGGGTGCATGGCCGGCGCTGGGCCTGAACCTGGGCCTGTTGCTGTCATCGCTCACCGTGTACCTGCTGACCATCAACGGCAACGAATTCCTGCTGGCCGGCGGTTGGCGCATTCCGTTTATCTGCAGCATCGTTCTGGTGGGTGTCGGCCTGTGGGTGCGCAACAGCATTCCGGAAACCCCGCAATTCAATGAGCTGAGCAAAGCAGCGACTCAGGAAAAAGCCTCGCCCCTCAAGGCCTTGTTCAAGAACGACCTGAAGGGCATGGCCGTGGTGTTCTTCGTGGCCATCGGCTACAACGCGTTGAGTTACATCTTCAAGACCTTCTCGCTGGCGTACCTGACCCAGTTCAAAGGCGTGGATGTGCACGTCACCTCGCTGTCGGTGACCATCGCCAGCTTGATTGCTATCGTCGCCGTGCCTTGCTTCGGCTGGCTGTGCGACACGTGGAGCAGCAAAACCGTGCTGGTGCTCGGCGGGGTGTTTTCGTTGCTGTTCGCCTACCCGTTCCTGGCCCTGCTCAACACGGGCGAAAGCCTGATGATCTACATCGCCATTGGCGTGGGCACCGGCATTCTTGCGCCGATGATGTTTGCCCCCCAGGGTTCGTTCCTGAGCCGACAGTTCCCCACCCAGACCCGTTCATCAGGCTTTGGCACTGGCCGCGAAATCGGCACGGCCATCGCGGGAGGCCTGGCGCCGCTGGGTGCCTTGTCGATGGTGGCGGCCTCGGCCACGCATTCCACTGATGGCGTTGTGATCATCCTCGCCATTTCTGCAGCGCTGGTGGTGGTGTTCGCTTTGTGCGATCAGGGCCGTAAACACTCGGCATTCAAAAACTAA
- the lhgO gene encoding L-2-hydroxyglutarate oxidase → MIHDFCIIGGGIIGLATAMELLKRQPGASLVIVEKESVLAKHQTGHNSGVIHAGIYYAPGSLKADLCKRGAEATKQFCTEHGIKFEVCGKLLVASSPLEMQRMEALYARAQLNGMKVERLDAEQLRQREPNIVGLGGLFLDATGIVDYRQVCETMAQVIRRSGGEICLERTVTAIHEDTDKVTVSTRGETWQARHLVVCAGLQSDRLATLAGVKIDHQIIPFRGEYFRLPASKNNIVNHLIYPIPDPELPFLGVHLTRMIDGSVTVGPNAVLGLGRENYRKFSVNWRDVAQYARFPGFWKTLWQNLGSGTTEMKNSLFKSGYLAQCRKYCPSLTLDDLLPYEAGIRAQAVMRDGSLVHDFLFAQTPRMLHVCNAPSPAATSAMPIGAMIADRLFKPE, encoded by the coding sequence ATGATTCATGATTTTTGCATTATCGGGGGCGGCATCATTGGCTTGGCCACCGCAATGGAGCTGCTCAAACGCCAGCCCGGTGCCTCGTTGGTGATCGTGGAAAAAGAATCGGTGTTGGCCAAGCACCAGACCGGCCACAACAGCGGTGTGATCCACGCCGGCATTTACTACGCACCCGGCAGCCTCAAGGCCGACTTGTGCAAGCGCGGCGCCGAAGCCACCAAACAGTTCTGCACCGAACACGGCATCAAGTTCGAGGTGTGCGGCAAGCTGCTGGTCGCCTCAAGCCCGCTGGAAATGCAGCGCATGGAAGCCCTGTACGCGCGCGCCCAGCTCAATGGCATGAAGGTCGAGCGCCTGGACGCCGAGCAGTTGCGTCAGCGTGAACCGAACATCGTCGGCCTGGGCGGGCTGTTTCTGGATGCCACCGGCATCGTCGATTACCGCCAGGTGTGCGAGACCATGGCCCAAGTGATCCGTCGCAGCGGCGGCGAGATCTGCCTGGAACGCACCGTCACCGCCATCCACGAAGACACCGACAAAGTCACCGTCAGCACCCGTGGTGAAACCTGGCAGGCGCGCCACTTGGTGGTGTGTGCCGGGCTCCAGTCCGACCGCCTGGCGACCCTGGCCGGGGTAAAGATCGACCACCAGATCATCCCGTTTCGCGGCGAATACTTTCGTCTGCCGGCGTCGAAAAACAACATCGTCAATCACCTGATCTACCCGATTCCCGACCCGGAGCTGCCGTTCCTCGGCGTGCACCTGACCCGCATGATCGACGGCAGTGTGACCGTCGGCCCCAACGCCGTGCTGGGCCTGGGCCGCGAGAACTACCGCAAGTTCTCGGTGAACTGGCGCGACGTGGCGCAATACGCCCGCTTTCCCGGTTTCTGGAAAACCCTCTGGCAGAACCTCGGCTCCGGCACCACCGAGATGAAGAACTCGCTGTTCAAGTCCGGCTACCTCGCGCAATGCCGCAAGTACTGCCCGTCGCTGACCCTTGACGATTTGCTGCCCTACGAGGCCGGTATCCGCGCCCAGGCAGTGATGCGCGACGGCAGCCTGGTGCACGATTTCCTGTTCGCCCAGACCCCGCGAATGCTCCACGTATGCAACGCGCCCTCACCCGCCGCCACCTCAGCCATGCCCATCGGCGCGATGATCGCCGACCGCCTGTTCAAGCCCGAGTAA
- a CDS encoding FadR/GntR family transcriptional regulator, whose protein sequence is MLELQRPDSLVVRVVSAIRAEIESGQLPPESRLPTEQQLAEQLNVSRSVVREAIAQLKADGVITARRGLGSFISQTPAGTVFRFPQQNGRRADLAQMFEVRLWIETTAASIAAQRRDDADLQRMKSALQDMQDNRDNFEAAALADVEFHRAIADASKNDYFVAFHDFLRSQLASARKTAWENSASRFANGSADATEEHQLLYQAIADGDAQRAAASAEAHLRAAARRLQLELPATH, encoded by the coding sequence ATGCTTGAGCTCCAGCGCCCCGATTCGCTTGTCGTACGGGTTGTCAGCGCGATTCGCGCAGAAATCGAATCCGGCCAATTGCCGCCTGAGTCGCGCCTGCCCACCGAACAGCAACTGGCCGAACAACTCAACGTCAGTCGCTCCGTGGTGCGTGAAGCCATTGCTCAACTCAAAGCCGACGGCGTGATCACCGCCCGCCGTGGCCTGGGTTCATTTATCTCGCAGACGCCCGCCGGCACGGTGTTCCGTTTTCCTCAGCAGAACGGACGTCGCGCTGACTTGGCGCAAATGTTCGAAGTGCGCCTGTGGATCGAAACCACGGCCGCCTCGATTGCCGCCCAACGCCGCGACGACGCCGACCTGCAACGCATGAAGAGCGCCTTGCAGGACATGCAAGACAACCGCGACAACTTTGAAGCAGCGGCGCTGGCCGATGTGGAATTCCACCGCGCCATCGCCGACGCCAGCAAGAATGACTACTTCGTGGCCTTCCATGACTTCCTAAGAAGCCAATTGGCCAGTGCGCGCAAAACCGCTTGGGAAAACTCGGCATCGCGCTTTGCCAACGGTTCTGCCGACGCCACCGAGGAACACCAATTGTTGTACCAGGCTATTGCAGACGGCGACGCCCAACGCGCCGCGGCCAGCGCCGAAGCCCACTTGCGTGCGGCGGCGCGGCGCCTGCAACTGGAATTGCCGGCCACCCATTGA
- a CDS encoding MFS transporter, protein MHNASRGSLVSLSLSMLLASLGTSIANVGLPSLARAFDASFHAVQWVVLAYLLAITAVIVSAGRLGDRLGRRRLLLAGLLLFAVACGLCGMAPALEWLIVARVLQGLGAAVMMAMALGMVGDTVTKQRTGRVMGLLGTMSAVGTAMGPSVGGVLLSVWGWRSIFLVGVPLGLMAVALAYRYLPVDGQRESSPTGSNFWSSLQDASLRAGLAMSALVAAVIMATFVVGPFYLSRGLGLAPEWMGLAMAVGPCIAAVTGVPAGRLTDRLGSRRMTLAGLGVLACGTLLLSFTSGLFMYLGALVILTTGYSLFQAANNTAVMKDVQPANRGTVSGLLNLSRNLGLIVGASVLGAVFAWATPEVTHATAQSVANGLHVTFGVALGVILLAGAIRTLTR, encoded by the coding sequence ATGCATAACGCCTCACGCGGCAGCCTCGTCAGCCTGTCGCTTTCCATGTTGCTGGCCTCCCTCGGCACCAGCATTGCCAACGTCGGCCTGCCCAGCCTGGCGCGGGCGTTCGATGCGTCTTTCCACGCCGTGCAGTGGGTGGTGCTGGCCTACCTGCTGGCGATCACGGCGGTGATTGTGAGTGCCGGACGCCTGGGCGACCGACTGGGCCGTCGACGGTTGCTGCTTGCGGGGCTGCTGCTGTTCGCCGTGGCGTGTGGGCTGTGCGGCATGGCACCTGCGCTTGAATGGCTGATTGTCGCGCGCGTCCTGCAAGGGTTGGGCGCGGCAGTCATGATGGCGATGGCGTTGGGGATGGTGGGTGACACGGTGACTAAGCAACGTACGGGGCGAGTGATGGGCTTGCTGGGCACGATGTCGGCCGTCGGTACCGCCATGGGGCCCAGCGTCGGTGGTGTGTTACTGAGCGTCTGGGGCTGGCGCTCGATATTCCTGGTCGGCGTTCCGCTGGGGTTGATGGCGGTCGCCCTCGCCTATCGTTATTTACCGGTCGATGGGCAGCGTGAGTCATCGCCCACAGGCTCAAACTTCTGGTCGTCATTGCAGGACGCCTCGTTGCGCGCCGGCCTGGCCATGAGTGCCTTGGTGGCCGCCGTGATCATGGCCACCTTTGTGGTGGGGCCGTTTTATTTGTCCCGTGGCCTGGGGCTTGCGCCTGAGTGGATGGGCCTGGCCATGGCGGTCGGGCCGTGTATCGCGGCCGTGACCGGCGTACCCGCCGGCCGCCTGACCGACCGCCTCGGAAGCCGACGCATGACACTCGCCGGGCTGGGCGTGCTGGCCTGTGGCACACTGCTGCTGTCATTCACCTCGGGGCTGTTCATGTACCTGGGTGCGCTGGTCATTCTGACCACCGGCTACAGCCTGTTCCAAGCCGCGAACAACACCGCTGTAATGAAGGATGTGCAGCCAGCGAACCGAGGCACTGTCTCCGGCCTGCTGAACCTGTCGCGCAATCTCGGCTTGATTGTCGGCGCGTCGGTCCTCGGCGCGGTGTTCGCCTGGGCCACGCCGGAGGTGACTCACGCCACCGCGCAATCAGTGGCCAACGGCCTGCACGTCACCTTCGGCGTGGCGCTGGGTGTGATCCTGCTCGCAGGTGCGATACGGACATTGACAAGATAA
- a CDS encoding LysR family transcriptional regulator — protein sequence MPDLNLLVTLDVLLAEGSVAAAARRLCLSPSAMSRALARLRETTGDPLLVRAGRGLVPTPRAVELREQVSRLVQEATAVLRPVQSVDMAQVERTFTLRTSEEFVENFGPALLARIAQDAPGVRLRFINKTDKASALLREGSVDLETGVVDPAASPEVLTQALFRDRLVGVVRSGHPISQGEVTVERYVSGQHVYVSRRGQARGQIDDVLEAMGLTRQISTLVAGFATAIALARDTDLIASVPERYTVHQREGLHTFVLPLALPTFTVAMLWHPRLDADLAHRWLRGCLREVCRLQRVQSPLP from the coding sequence ATGCCCGATCTCAATCTGCTGGTCACTCTGGATGTATTGCTTGCCGAAGGCAGCGTCGCCGCCGCGGCCAGGCGCTTGTGCCTGAGCCCTTCGGCGATGAGCCGTGCGTTGGCACGCTTGCGTGAAACCACCGGCGACCCGTTGTTGGTGCGCGCCGGGCGCGGCTTGGTGCCGACGCCAAGGGCAGTGGAGCTGCGCGAACAGGTCAGCCGCCTGGTGCAGGAGGCCACTGCGGTGCTGCGCCCTGTGCAATCGGTGGACATGGCTCAGGTCGAACGCACGTTTACCTTGCGTACCAGCGAAGAGTTCGTCGAAAACTTCGGCCCGGCGTTGCTCGCCCGCATCGCTCAGGATGCACCCGGCGTGCGCCTGCGGTTCATCAACAAGACCGATAAAGCCAGCGCGTTGCTGCGTGAAGGCAGTGTCGACCTGGAAACCGGCGTGGTCGACCCCGCCGCCAGCCCGGAAGTGCTGACCCAGGCATTGTTTCGTGACCGTCTGGTTGGCGTAGTGCGCAGCGGCCATCCGATCAGCCAGGGCGAGGTGACTGTCGAACGCTATGTCAGTGGCCAGCATGTCTACGTATCGCGCCGTGGCCAGGCGCGGGGGCAGATCGATGACGTACTTGAAGCCATGGGCCTCACGCGGCAGATCAGTACCCTCGTCGCCGGTTTCGCCACCGCCATTGCCCTGGCTCGCGACACCGACCTGATCGCCAGCGTGCCCGAGCGCTACACCGTCCATCAACGTGAAGGGCTGCACACCTTTGTGCTGCCGCTGGCGTTACCCACGTTTACCGTGGCGATGCTCTGGCACCCCAGGCTGGATGCCGACCTTGCCCATCGCTGGTTGCGCGGATGTTTGCGTGAGGTGTGCAGGCTGCAACGGGTACAATCGCCGCTGCCTTGA
- a CDS encoding GNAT family N-acetyltransferase has protein sequence MFSLTRYTTPCPEPVNGQILQMVVDNLTDISSVGLPPSNLLYNIYQYATGFEVHLYLEALNGSKGIAVELVVATDAQDPEKVIGFVLSLPVKDDPEACGVAFMAVQVGYRRQGVARAMMRDVLSRYPHAELACSVEKVPAFEGMGFQVRGARGTQVLMNTRDYGTDGLMGVLDVAAIYNSLEVRQIHTYLLQKHGKRAMVDAEKQRDRHLDQLARKVQLFVAGH, from the coding sequence ATGTTCAGCCTTACCCGCTACACCACACCGTGCCCCGAGCCTGTAAATGGCCAGATCCTGCAGATGGTGGTGGACAACCTCACCGACATCAGCAGCGTGGGACTGCCGCCGAGCAACCTGCTGTACAACATCTACCAGTACGCCACCGGCTTTGAGGTGCACCTGTACCTGGAAGCACTGAACGGTTCAAAGGGCATTGCCGTCGAGTTGGTCGTGGCGACCGATGCGCAGGACCCGGAAAAGGTCATTGGCTTTGTGCTGTCTCTGCCAGTGAAGGATGACCCCGAGGCCTGTGGCGTCGCGTTCATGGCGGTGCAAGTCGGTTACCGGCGCCAGGGTGTGGCACGCGCGATGATGCGCGACGTGCTGAGTCGTTATCCCCATGCGGAGCTGGCGTGCTCAGTGGAAAAGGTGCCGGCGTTTGAAGGCATGGGCTTTCAAGTGCGCGGCGCGCGCGGCACCCAAGTGCTGATGAACACGCGGGACTACGGCACCGATGGCTTGATGGGTGTGTTGGATGTGGCGGCGATCTACAACTCGCTGGAAGTGCGGCAGATTCATACGTACCTGCTACAAAAACACGGCAAGCGAGCGATGGTGGATGCGGAAAAGCAGCGCGATCGGCACCTTGATCAGTTGGCGCGCAAGGTTCAGTTGTTTGTGGCTGGGCACTGA
- a CDS encoding TetR/AcrR family transcriptional regulator, whose product MSSSESPTPRRRLSREDRLRQLLDVAWQLVRDEGTEALTLGRLAELAGVTKPVVYDHFVTRAGLLVALYEDFDARQDRVFANAIAASSATLDDQAWVIAESYVDCVLLQGREIPGVIAALSSSPELESLKRQYEAIFLDKCRAALSPFGRLSQAGLRAMLGAAEALSQAAASGEISREEAQQELLATILAMVNRGRV is encoded by the coding sequence ATGTCAAGCAGTGAATCCCCTACCCCACGTCGTCGCCTGTCCCGCGAAGACCGCCTGCGCCAATTGCTGGATGTGGCCTGGCAACTGGTGCGCGATGAAGGCACCGAAGCCCTGACCCTTGGCCGCCTGGCAGAACTGGCAGGGGTGACCAAGCCGGTGGTCTACGACCATTTCGTTACCCGTGCCGGGTTGCTGGTTGCGTTGTATGAGGATTTTGATGCGCGCCAGGATCGGGTATTTGCCAACGCCATAGCGGCCAGCAGCGCCACCCTTGACGATCAGGCCTGGGTGATCGCCGAGTCCTATGTGGATTGTGTGTTATTGCAAGGCCGGGAAATTCCTGGGGTGATTGCGGCACTCAGCAGCTCGCCGGAGCTGGAATCCCTGAAGCGCCAGTACGAGGCGATCTTCCTCGACAAGTGCCGCGCTGCGCTGTCGCCCTTTGGGCGCTTATCCCAGGCCGGTTTGCGGGCGATGCTGGGGGCTGCAGAGGCGCTGTCCCAGGCGGCAGCCAGTGGCGAGATCAGTCGTGAAGAGGCGCAGCAGGAGTTGTTGGCGACCATACTGGCGATGGTTAATCGCGGCCGCGTTTAG
- a CDS encoding NAD(P)H-dependent oxidoreductase — protein MHALIVVAHHDPQSLTHGVAAQVAVGLTAAGHTYEIADIAAEGFDPRYTAADHLVHRSRATPPADVLAEQARIDRADALVLAFPIYWWSLPGLLKGWIDRVFINGWAIDYSPDTPVVKKLRHLQVHLLALGAADDDAFDRHGYAKAMRTQIDYGIFDYCGAQVVTSQLMLESESGGAQVHLQKAKTVGQGLFESETVAG, from the coding sequence ATGCACGCACTCATCGTTGTTGCTCATCACGACCCGCAATCTCTCACCCATGGCGTGGCTGCCCAAGTCGCCGTTGGCCTGACAGCCGCGGGTCACACCTACGAAATCGCCGACATTGCCGCAGAAGGTTTTGACCCGCGCTACACCGCTGCCGACCATCTGGTCCATCGCAGCCGCGCCACGCCACCGGCCGACGTACTGGCCGAACAGGCGCGCATCGACCGCGCCGATGCCTTGGTGCTGGCGTTTCCGATTTACTGGTGGTCGTTGCCGGGCCTGCTCAAGGGCTGGATCGACCGCGTCTTCATCAATGGGTGGGCGATCGACTACAGCCCCGATACGCCGGTGGTGAAGAAACTGCGGCACTTACAGGTGCACCTGCTGGCCTTGGGCGCCGCCGATGACGATGCGTTTGACCGACACGGCTATGCCAAGGCAATGCGCACGCAGATCGACTACGGGATCTTCGACTATTGTGGCGCGCAGGTGGTGACGTCGCAGCTGATGCTGGAATCGGAAAGCGGCGGGGCGCAAGTGCATCTGCAAAAGGCCAAGACCGTGGGCCAGGGTCTGTTCGAGAGCGAGACGGTCGCCGGTTGA
- a CDS encoding 3-phosphoshikimate 1-carboxyvinyltransferase translates to MSSQKTVTVTPPNFPLNGKVAPPGSKSITNRALLLAALAKGTSRLSGALKSDDTRHMSVALRQMGVTIDEPDDTTFVVTGQGKLQLPGQPLFLGNAGTAMRFLTAAVATVDGTVVLDGDDYMQKRPIGPLLATLGQNGIQVDSPTGCPPVTVHGVGKIKAKRFEIDGGLSSQYVSALLMLAACGEAPIEVALTGKDIGARGYVDLTLDCMRAFGAQVEEVNDTTWRVAPTGYSAHDYLIEPDASAATYLWAAEVLTGGRIDIGVAAQDFTQPDAKAQAVIAQFPDMQATVVGSQMQDAIPTLAVLAAFNNTPVRFTELANLRVKECDRVQALHDGLNEIRPGLATIEGDDLLVASDPALAGTSCNALIDTHADHRIAMCFALAGLKVSGIRIQDPDCVAKTYPEYWKALGSLGVVLTY, encoded by the coding sequence TTGAGTTCGCAGAAAACCGTGACCGTTACACCGCCCAACTTCCCCCTCAATGGCAAGGTCGCGCCCCCCGGCTCCAAATCCATTACCAACCGCGCCCTCCTGCTGGCCGCCCTGGCCAAGGGCACCAGCCGCCTCAGCGGCGCGCTCAAAAGCGATGACACCCGCCATATGTCAGTGGCCCTGCGCCAAATGGGCGTAACCATCGACGAGCCGGACGACACCACCTTCGTCGTCACCGGCCAGGGCAAACTGCAACTGCCGGGTCAACCGCTGTTCCTCGGCAACGCAGGCACCGCGATGCGCTTTCTCACCGCTGCCGTTGCCACGGTTGACGGCACCGTTGTGCTGGACGGCGATGACTACATGCAAAAACGCCCGATCGGCCCGCTGCTGGCGACCCTCGGCCAAAACGGTATCCAGGTTGACAGCCCCACCGGTTGCCCACCCGTCACCGTACACGGCGTAGGCAAAATCAAAGCCAAGCGCTTCGAGATCGACGGCGGCCTGTCCAGCCAATACGTATCGGCCCTGCTGATGCTCGCCGCCTGCGGTGAAGCGCCGATTGAAGTGGCGCTGACCGGCAAGGACATCGGTGCGCGTGGCTATGTGGACCTGACCCTGGACTGCATGCGTGCCTTCGGTGCCCAGGTTGAAGAAGTCAACGACACCACCTGGCGCGTCGCCCCTACCGGCTACAGCGCCCATGATTATCTGATCGAACCCGACGCCTCCGCCGCCACTTACCTGTGGGCCGCTGAAGTGTTGACCGGTGGCCGCATCGACATCGGCGTAGCCGCGCAAGACTTTACCCAGCCGGACGCCAAGGCGCAGGCCGTGATCGCGCAATTCCCAGACATGCAGGCGACCGTGGTCGGCTCGCAGATGCAGGACGCCATCCCGACCCTGGCGGTGCTCGCTGCGTTCAACAACACCCCGGTGCGTTTCACTGAGCTCGCCAACCTGCGGGTCAAGGAATGTGACCGCGTACAAGCGCTGCATGACGGCCTGAACGAGATCCGCCCGGGCCTGGCGACCATCGAGGGCGACGACCTGCTGGTCGCCAGTGATCCTGCGCTGGCCGGCACGTCGTGCAACGCGCTGATCGACACCCACGCCGACCACCGCATCGCCATGTGCTTTGCCCTGGCCGGGCTGAAAGTGTCGGGCATCCGTATTCAGGACCCGGACTGCGTAGCCAAGACCTATCCTGAGTACTGGAAGGCTTTGGGCAGTCTTGGGGTCGTGCTGACCTACTGA
- a CDS encoding UPF0149 family protein, producing the protein MHAHPLAPAEFESIEDALLKYGDDHSVLNLAELDGYFTALVSSPVQVDVAEWFPAIWGGQNPEWDNMDEAQSFLELCVRHINTLAEQLAIDAKGFKARFDETEHQGQTVTLAEEWCFGYIRGAAIGNWPELPAVQAAALEKISWCAEQDNFELPADLDVQAHQQRVSQIEPAARALHDYWLTKR; encoded by the coding sequence ATGCACGCCCACCCCCTCGCCCCCGCCGAATTCGAATCGATCGAAGATGCCCTGCTCAAATACGGCGACGACCATTCCGTATTGAACCTGGCCGAACTCGACGGCTACTTCACCGCGCTGGTTTCCAGCCCGGTCCAGGTGGATGTGGCTGAGTGGTTCCCGGCCATCTGGGGTGGCCAGAACCCGGAATGGGACAACATGGACGAAGCGCAAAGCTTCCTTGAACTGTGCGTTCGCCATATCAACACCCTGGCCGAACAACTGGCGATTGATGCCAAGGGTTTCAAGGCCCGCTTCGATGAAACCGAACACCAGGGCCAAACCGTAACCCTCGCCGAAGAATGGTGCTTTGGCTACATCCGCGGCGCCGCCATCGGCAACTGGCCGGAACTGCCAGCCGTGCAAGCCGCAGCACTGGAGAAAATTTCCTGGTGCGCCGAGCAGGACAATTTCGAACTGCCGGCAGACCTGGATGTGCAGGCGCACCAGCAGCGTGTCAGCCAAATCGAACCGGCAGCGCGGGCGCTGCATGATTACTGGCTGACAAAACGATAA
- a CDS encoding crotonase/enoyl-CoA hydratase family protein, whose protein sequence is MSEYQAFVVELTGNVAHVQINRPEKINAMNAAFWTEIIDIFQWVEDTDAVRAVVLSGAGKHFSSGIDLMMLASVANDFGKDVGRNARLLRRKILELQASFNAVDNCRKPVLAAIQGYCIGGAIDLISACDMRYAAEGAQFSIKEIDIGMAADVGTLQRLPRIIGDGMLRELAYTGRQFGAEEARSIGLVNRVYPDQDSLLAGVMEIAHEIAAKSPIAVTGTKAMISYMRDHTVHDGLEYVATWNSAMLQSNDLRVAIAAHMSKQKPEFVD, encoded by the coding sequence ATGTCCGAATACCAAGCTTTCGTCGTCGAACTCACCGGCAACGTTGCCCATGTGCAGATCAACCGCCCGGAAAAGATCAACGCGATGAACGCGGCGTTCTGGACCGAAATCATCGACATCTTCCAATGGGTCGAAGACACCGACGCCGTGCGCGCCGTGGTGCTCAGTGGCGCCGGCAAGCACTTCTCCTCAGGGATAGACCTGATGATGCTGGCCTCGGTCGCCAACGACTTCGGCAAGGACGTGGGCCGCAACGCGCGCCTGCTGCGACGCAAGATTCTCGAACTGCAGGCTTCGTTCAACGCGGTCGACAACTGCCGCAAGCCAGTACTGGCGGCAATCCAGGGTTACTGCATCGGCGGCGCCATCGACCTGATCAGCGCTTGTGATATGCGCTACGCCGCCGAGGGTGCGCAATTCTCGATCAAGGAAATCGATATCGGCATGGCCGCTGACGTTGGCACCCTGCAACGCCTGCCGCGCATTATTGGCGACGGCATGCTGCGTGAGCTGGCCTACACCGGCCGCCAGTTTGGCGCCGAGGAAGCGCGCAGCATCGGCTTGGTCAACCGTGTGTACCCCGATCAGGACAGCCTGCTGGCCGGCGTCATGGAAATCGCCCATGAAATCGCCGCCAAGTCACCGATTGCGGTCACTGGCACCAAGGCTATGATCAGCTACATGCGTGACCACACCGTCCATGATGGCTTGGAATACGTTGCCACCTGGAACTCGGCTATGTTGCAATCCAACGACCTGCGTGTGGCCATCGCGGCCCACATGAGTAAGCAGAAACCCGAATTCGTGGATTGA